A DNA window from Schistocerca americana isolate TAMUIC-IGC-003095 chromosome 4, iqSchAmer2.1, whole genome shotgun sequence contains the following coding sequences:
- the LOC124613698 gene encoding piggyBac transposable element-derived protein 3-like, protein MLHHQRITKKLYAVYKTSLPSTSQVSRSKSKKRHLTGEKSNWKKTPPVFTMLSQTSEHDITTKREELKEQLSSLTPKEMFEELMNENIYKFIVKETVRYAVNMKNMQDFILTVEEVRVFVRFLLFAGYHKLPAEKLYWSEDEDVGIPIIKTATSRNKYQKLKTLNHFQDNDLANLPASGFPANENKHDRGFKTIRLLKMINESFQKFGIFEEILSVDKMIVKYYGRSGLKQFILGKPIRFGYKLWSLCGASVSYLIYTAERIQKILQGMTYYWEHIFIYKYTINY, encoded by the exons ATGTTGCATCATCAGAGAATAACAAAGAAACTGTATGCTGTATATAAAACTTCACTGCCAAGTACATCCCAAGTTTCCAGAAGTAAATCGAAGAAGAGACATCTTACTGGTGagaaaagcaattggaaaaagACACCTCCAGTTTTTACAATGCTGTCTCAAACTAGTGAGCATGACATCACCACAAAGAGAGAGGAATTGAAGGAACAACTTTCTTCTTTGACTCCGAAGGAGATGTTTGAAGAACTGATGAACGAAAACATATACAAGTTCATAGTGAAAGAAactgtgagatatgcagtaaatatGAAGAATATGCAGGATTTTATCCTCACAGTTGAAGAAGTGAGGGTCTTTGTCAGATTTCTTCTTTTTGCTGGCTACCATAAGCTCCCTGCTGAGAAGCTATACTGGTCTGAGGATGAAGATGTTGGAATACCAATTATAAAGACAGCTACATCAAGGAATAAATATCAGAAGTTGAAAACATTAAATCATTTTCAAGATAATGACTTAGCCAATCTTCCTGCAtctgggttcccgg ccAATGAAAACAAACACGATCGTGGATTCAAAACTATACGTCTcctgaaaatgataaatgaatcttttcaaaaatttggaatatttgagGAAATTTTGTCAGTTGACAAAATGATAGTCAAATACTATGGACGAAGTGGGCTGAAACAGTTTATCTTAggcaagcctattagatttggctataagttgtggtctctttgtggagcaagTGTTTCATATTTGATTTATACTGCggaaaggatccagaagatactgcaagggatgacctactattgggagcacatatttatttataaatacacaataaattattaa